One segment of candidate division KSB1 bacterium DNA contains the following:
- a CDS encoding TonB-dependent receptor, translating into MQTRSRRRFFLVCSLSILLAVWVTASVAGTTGKLTGRVIERASNEGLPGVNVVILGTTLGAATNVAGEYIILNVPPGIYSVKASLIGYGEMTLKDVRISIDLTTRADFTLAEETLQLGEEVEVVAQRELIQKDLTATTAIVSDKNIQSLPVTEVSEVISLQAGVVEKDGLHIRGGRKGEVAYWIDGVPVTDAYDGGTVVDVNKDLVQELQVISGAFNAEYGQALSGIVNIATKEGATQFGGALTTYFGDYVSGHDKLDWGRFPAPYTAQAHTPAPLFRDIKNINPTAIRNFEGSLYGPLLGDKLSFNLAARYIYFDGWLRGQRIYKPENIGYLDSTGTFIPSRDPSGLGDGAYVPMNWNRKIYGQGKWTYRFRPTMKLTLTSIYDDVDYQDFDRDFILNPDGNVHRFRTGLTNILKLTHTISNRTFYDLAVSYTEKEFREYAYADPHDHRYVHPQLLNQLLFSFKTGGVSNRHFNRRTATGLVKFDLTSQMTSIHQFKSGVEYRRHRVFFEDIYLQPALEQSDFDPARDSPFIRTRIPDLSTPDHNRSTHRPVEFAAYLQDKIELQNFIVNVGVRLDHFDPDGRVLADPSDPNIYNPIRPENRFRDLNGNGVQDAGEPALTVAERRQYWYKKASRKTKGSPRLGVSFPVLAGGVFHFSFGQFFQVPKFERLYQNSDFKIGSGTGNQGLIGNADLEPEQTTNYEIGLKQEITDNSTIEVTAFFRDIRDLTSTRADNIEVFGGAATYNKFVNADFGLVRGVILSYNRRFAGGFSANADYTFQIAKASNSDPEAARNAVNSGALPEVQLTPVDWDQRHTFNLSTAYNGSSWGAGLIVQAASAQPYTPRRVVDISALSTNSERKPGSLNVDLRLYKDFRLAGVNCSLFARVFNLFDTLNEVNVFDDTGQADFTTDRNLAIRTVGTRTPVNTIDEWFTHPTFFSEPRRVEIGTTITF; encoded by the coding sequence ATGCAGACTCGTTCACGACGCCGGTTTTTCCTGGTCTGCAGTCTTTCGATCCTGCTGGCCGTGTGGGTGACGGCCAGCGTTGCCGGCACCACCGGCAAACTCACGGGCAGGGTCATCGAGCGGGCGAGCAATGAGGGCCTGCCGGGTGTCAATGTGGTGATTTTGGGAACGACACTGGGAGCGGCCACCAATGTCGCAGGCGAGTACATCATTCTGAATGTGCCGCCCGGCATCTACAGCGTCAAGGCCTCCCTCATTGGTTACGGCGAGATGACGCTCAAAGACGTGCGCATCAGCATTGACCTCACTACGCGTGCCGATTTCACCCTTGCCGAAGAAACGCTCCAGCTCGGCGAGGAAGTCGAGGTGGTGGCACAGCGCGAATTGATTCAAAAAGACTTGACCGCCACCACCGCCATTGTCAGCGACAAGAACATTCAGAGCCTGCCGGTCACCGAAGTGAGTGAAGTCATCAGCCTGCAGGCGGGCGTGGTCGAGAAGGACGGGCTGCACATCCGCGGCGGCCGCAAAGGCGAAGTGGCCTACTGGATCGATGGCGTGCCGGTCACCGATGCCTATGACGGCGGCACCGTCGTCGATGTCAACAAGGATCTGGTGCAGGAGCTGCAGGTGATCAGCGGCGCCTTCAACGCCGAATATGGTCAGGCGCTTTCGGGCATCGTCAACATCGCCACCAAGGAGGGTGCCACGCAATTTGGCGGCGCGCTCACCACCTATTTTGGCGACTACGTCAGCGGTCACGACAAGCTGGACTGGGGCAGGTTCCCGGCGCCCTACACCGCACAAGCCCACACTCCCGCCCCGCTCTTCCGCGACATTAAAAACATCAACCCCACCGCTATCCGCAATTTCGAAGGCAGTCTCTACGGCCCGCTGCTGGGGGACAAGCTTTCCTTCAACCTTGCCGCCCGCTACATCTATTTCGACGGCTGGCTGCGCGGTCAGCGAATCTATAAACCGGAAAACATCGGCTATCTGGATTCCACCGGCACTTTCATCCCCTCGCGCGATCCCTCCGGCCTGGGCGATGGCGCCTATGTGCCGATGAACTGGAATCGCAAGATCTACGGCCAGGGCAAGTGGACCTATCGCTTTCGCCCGACGATGAAGCTGACGCTGACTTCGATTTATGATGATGTCGATTATCAGGATTTCGACCGCGACTTCATACTCAACCCTGACGGCAACGTCCACCGCTTCCGCACCGGGCTCACCAATATCCTCAAGCTCACCCACACGATCAGCAACCGCACCTTCTATGATCTGGCCGTCTCCTACACGGAGAAGGAATTTCGCGAATATGCCTATGCAGATCCGCATGATCACCGCTATGTCCATCCGCAGTTGCTGAATCAACTCCTGTTCAGCTTCAAAACCGGCGGCGTGAGCAACCGCCATTTCAACCGCCGCACTGCCACCGGCCTGGTCAAGTTCGACCTGACCAGCCAGATGACCAGCATCCATCAATTCAAAAGCGGGGTGGAGTATCGCCGCCACCGCGTGTTCTTCGAGGACATTTATCTGCAGCCGGCGCTCGAGCAGTCTGATTTCGATCCCGCCCGTGATTCGCCCTTCATCCGCACGCGCATCCCCGACCTCAGCACCCCGGATCACAACCGCAGCACGCATCGCCCGGTGGAATTCGCCGCCTACCTGCAGGACAAGATCGAGCTGCAGAATTTCATCGTGAATGTCGGCGTGCGGCTGGATCATTTTGACCCGGATGGCCGCGTGCTGGCGGATCCCAGCGATCCCAACATCTACAATCCCATCCGGCCGGAAAACCGTTTTCGCGATCTCAACGGTAACGGCGTTCAGGATGCGGGTGAGCCGGCTCTGACCGTGGCCGAGCGCCGGCAATACTGGTACAAAAAAGCCAGCCGCAAGACCAAGGGCAGCCCGCGGTTGGGCGTTTCCTTTCCGGTGCTGGCCGGCGGTGTGTTTCATTTTTCTTTCGGCCAGTTCTTTCAGGTGCCCAAATTCGAGCGGTTGTATCAGAACAGTGATTTCAAAATTGGCAGTGGCACCGGCAACCAGGGTTTGATCGGCAATGCGGATCTCGAGCCGGAGCAGACGACGAATTACGAGATTGGTTTGAAGCAGGAGATTACCGATAACAGCACGATCGAGGTGACCGCCTTTTTCCGCGACATTCGCGATCTGACCAGCACGCGCGCCGACAACATCGAAGTGTTCGGCGGCGCCGCCACCTACAACAAGTTTGTCAACGCCGATTTTGGCCTGGTGCGCGGAGTCATCCTTTCCTACAACCGGCGCTTTGCCGGCGGCTTTTCCGCCAATGCCGATTACACCTTCCAGATCGCCAAAGCTTCTAATTCGGACCCGGAAGCCGCGCGCAACGCCGTGAACTCCGGCGCGCTGCCGGAAGTGCAACTCACCCCGGTGGATTGGGACCAGCGCCACACCTTCAACCTTTCCACGGCCTACAATGGCTCAAGCTGGGGAGCCGGTCTGATCGTGCAGGCTGCCAGCGCCCAACCCTACACCCCGCGCCGGGTGGTGGATATTTCAGCGCTGTCGACCAACTCCGAGCGCAAACCGGGAAGCCTCAATGTGGATCTGCGGCTGTACAAGGATTTCCGGCTCGCGGGGGTGAATTGCTCGCTGTTTGCGCGGGTCTTCAACCTGTTTGACACCCTCAACGAAGTCAATGTCTTTGATGACACCGGCCAGGCCGATTTCACCACGGACCGCAATCTGGCAATTCGAACGGTGGGCACCCGCACGCCGGTAAATACGATCGACGAGTGGTTCACCCATCCGACCTTTTTCTCCGAGCCGCGCCGCGTCGAGATCGGCACGACCATCACTTTTTAA
- the xseB gene encoding exodeoxyribonuclease VII small subunit produces the protein MSKKISFEEALARLDAIVQQLEQGQIPLEEAVKIFEEGVRLYRLCAGQLQEAEKKLQQLVKTEAGFQLELMNDFEIG, from the coding sequence ATGAGCAAGAAGATTTCCTTTGAAGAGGCTTTGGCGCGGCTGGATGCCATTGTGCAGCAGCTCGAGCAGGGGCAAATTCCCCTGGAGGAGGCAGTCAAGATTTTTGAAGAGGGCGTGCGGCTCTACCGTCTGTGTGCCGGCCAGTTGCAGGAAGCCGAAAAGAAACTGCAGCAACTGGTGAAAACCGAGGCCGGCTTCCAGCTTGAACTCATGAACGATTTCGAAATCGGATAA
- a CDS encoding NAD(+)/NADH kinase: MRFAVLGNLTHAAIAEVAPRWLQWLSARAEVVIADDLAAHLGTVSPRVMVAARQSLHRNCDMVISLGGDGTILSTAHVVGRSGVPILGVKFGGLGFLVEIGADEFYSALEAILAGRYEVQKRMVLAGRLRNAPETTTFYALNDFVIDKAGQMRLVRLKVMLDDEYLNTYISDGLIVATPTGSTAYSLAAGGPIMPPEMKAMVITPICPHSLNARPVVIPDEKTVTVEIATADAQAHLWADGQPGRRIVSGMCVEIRKADYSINLVRKSSPAASNFYDKLRAKFHWGEDLRK; this comes from the coding sequence ATGCGCTTTGCCGTTTTGGGAAATTTGACACACGCTGCCATTGCCGAAGTGGCGCCACGCTGGCTGCAATGGCTGAGCGCGCGGGCCGAAGTGGTGATTGCCGATGACCTGGCCGCGCATTTGGGCACGGTTTCGCCGCGTGTGATGGTGGCGGCGCGCCAGTCTTTGCATCGCAACTGCGACATGGTGATTTCACTGGGCGGTGACGGCACGATCCTCTCGACCGCGCATGTCGTCGGGCGGTCGGGCGTGCCGATTCTCGGCGTCAAGTTCGGCGGCCTGGGCTTTCTGGTGGAAATTGGAGCGGATGAGTTTTACAGCGCTCTGGAGGCGATATTGGCCGGCCGTTATGAGGTGCAAAAACGCATGGTGTTGGCGGGCCGCCTCCGCAACGCGCCGGAAACGACGACATTTTATGCCCTGAATGATTTCGTCATCGACAAAGCCGGCCAGATGCGGCTGGTGCGTCTGAAGGTGATGCTCGACGACGAGTATCTCAACACCTACATCTCCGACGGGCTGATCGTGGCCACGCCCACCGGCTCGACGGCGTATTCGCTCGCCGCCGGCGGCCCCATCATGCCACCGGAAATGAAAGCCATGGTGATCACGCCGATTTGCCCGCACTCTCTCAATGCCCGGCCGGTGGTCATCCCCGATGAAAAGACCGTGACCGTCGAAATCGCGACCGCCGATGCACAAGCACATCTCTGGGCGGATGGGCAACCGGGGCGCCGCATCGTCTCGGGCATGTGTGTGGAGATTCGCAAAGCCGATTACAGCATCAACCTGGTGCGCAAGTCCTCGCCGGCCGCTTCGAATTTTTATGACAAGCTGCGCGCGAAATTTCACTGGGGGGAGGATTTGCGCAAGTGA
- a CDS encoding GWxTD domain-containing protein, with the protein MRACLSALFLLLAAAAHGQGYIVEPTVQPDFTFETCNLGSKDPAKSRLSACLSIFHSDLQFVPVAGGYEANLHITVRLLTGAGEVAASQTTSDRLHVGTLDEARSPEKYSFYYLELEAAPGEYQVDCAVTDMAAGRTSCRTLHKRLRDFSSRASALEISEIIVADQVIRDNTNTVIIRPGLYRNTISPGHEVFLYFEIFRHDTTQPLLLRQTILNRRKEKIIDQQRPLVSSRPRVQITLPVWTDLLPYGNYEIVLEASSGKLQKTAATSLRVVWDGIPQTGIHLSQAIQTALCLTEGEARQRLLAALTSPTAEQHRALAAFWQARDPSPGTVVNEEMNAFYQRVAIANERFSGSRDGWQTDRGQTLLKLGVPDEIIQYAGSDAGRPYQIWRYHRLNRTFKFVDEEGIGEFELAGSAED; encoded by the coding sequence ATGAGAGCTTGCCTTTCCGCACTGTTTTTGTTGCTTGCCGCCGCCGCCCATGGCCAGGGCTACATCGTCGAACCAACCGTGCAACCGGACTTCACTTTTGAGACCTGCAATCTCGGCTCAAAAGATCCGGCCAAGAGCCGGCTGAGTGCGTGCCTCAGCATCTTTCACTCGGATCTGCAGTTCGTTCCGGTTGCCGGCGGCTACGAAGCCAATCTTCACATCACAGTTCGCCTGCTGACCGGCGCGGGAGAAGTGGCGGCCAGTCAAACCACCTCTGATCGTCTGCATGTCGGCACCCTGGACGAAGCACGCTCGCCGGAGAAATACAGCTTCTACTACCTTGAATTGGAAGCGGCACCGGGGGAATACCAGGTCGACTGCGCGGTGACCGATATGGCCGCCGGTCGCACCTCCTGCCGAACTCTGCACAAAAGGCTGCGGGATTTTTCCAGCCGCGCCTCGGCCCTGGAAATCAGTGAGATCATCGTGGCTGATCAGGTGATCCGGGACAACACAAACACGGTGATCATCCGGCCCGGTCTTTATCGCAATACCATCTCGCCCGGCCACGAAGTGTTTCTGTATTTCGAAATTTTTCGCCATGACACAACGCAACCATTGCTGCTGCGCCAGACGATCTTGAATCGCAGGAAGGAAAAGATTATCGATCAACAACGGCCGCTGGTCAGCAGCCGGCCACGTGTGCAGATTACCCTGCCGGTTTGGACGGACCTCCTGCCCTATGGCAACTATGAGATCGTGCTGGAGGCGAGCAGCGGCAAGCTGCAAAAGACGGCTGCGACCTCCTTGCGTGTGGTGTGGGACGGGATTCCTCAGACCGGCATTCATCTCAGCCAGGCCATCCAGACGGCGCTCTGTCTGACGGAAGGGGAAGCACGCCAGCGCTTGCTCGCGGCACTCACTTCTCCCACCGCAGAACAACACCGGGCCCTGGCCGCCTTTTGGCAGGCGCGCGATCCCTCTCCCGGAACCGTGGTCAATGAAGAAATGAATGCTTTTTATCAGCGCGTTGCGATTGCCAACGAACGCTTCAGCGGAAGCCGCGACGGCTGGCAAACCGATCGCGGCCAAACCCTCCTCAAGCTGGGGGTGCCCGATGAAATCATCCAATACGCGGGTTCCGATGCCGGCCGGCCCTACCAGATATGGCGCTATCACCGCTTGAATCGCACTTTCAAATTTGTCGATGAAGAGGGAATCGGCGAGTTTGAGCTGGCAGGCAGTGCAGAGGATTGA
- a CDS encoding bifunctional homocysteine S-methyltransferase/methylenetetrahydrofolate reductase, whose product MRIPLLQHLQNDLLVADGAMGTMIYSHGIPLSQSFDQLNLTQPELILGIHRAYVEAGAQALETNSFTANRKRLARFGLENHVREINLAAVRLARTAAGGQAYVLASIGPVRDRASEEMESVEIRRLFAEQIAALVEGEPDALIFETFTVVSELEIAVEEARRLSAIPVIAQVVADEEGYTGDGQHLTAIFKRLRTLGAAVVGINCAKGPAGILKALREVPLEGDLVLSAFPNAGLPAYVDGRYIYLSTPEYFGEAALKLRQQGVRLIGGCCGTTPEHIKAMADSLRGLPPVTEKIIAVRPAPSPPSLQQIVPPEFLAKVKSRPAIIVELDPPRDLDCEPVLQGAHALKRAGIDALTMADSSLGITRMNNLALGALIKQQVDVPLIIHLACRDRNLIGLQSELMGLHALGLHTVLALTGDPAKFGDQPGATSVFDLNSFGLVEMIKRMNQGIAFSGRAMKQGTRFVVGVAFNPNVDRLDTQVRRLHKKIQAGADFVMTQPIFDWRMAKELHTALRDLDLPVFVGIMPLVSGRNADFLHNEVPGIRVPERIRKRLFRFEGERARREGVTIAAEILESVLDYFNGIYLITPFVRYEMCLELIEKCRALVRRRQSAKTVRVMG is encoded by the coding sequence ATGCGCATTCCCCTGCTGCAGCATTTGCAGAATGACCTGCTCGTCGCCGACGGTGCGATGGGAACCATGATCTACAGTCATGGCATCCCGTTGTCACAGAGCTTTGACCAGCTCAATCTCACCCAGCCCGAGCTCATTCTCGGCATTCATCGTGCCTACGTGGAGGCCGGTGCACAGGCACTGGAGACCAACAGCTTCACCGCCAATCGCAAGCGCCTCGCGCGCTTCGGCCTGGAGAACCATGTGCGGGAAATTAATCTTGCCGCGGTGCGGCTGGCGCGCACGGCCGCCGGCGGGCAGGCCTACGTGCTGGCTTCCATCGGACCGGTGCGCGACCGTGCCAGTGAGGAAATGGAAAGTGTCGAGATTCGCCGTTTGTTCGCCGAGCAGATTGCCGCTTTGGTGGAGGGAGAGCCGGATGCTCTGATCTTCGAAACGTTCACCGTGGTGTCGGAGCTTGAAATAGCGGTGGAGGAAGCACGCCGGCTGAGCGCGATCCCGGTGATTGCGCAGGTGGTCGCGGATGAAGAAGGCTACACCGGCGACGGGCAGCATCTCACCGCCATTTTCAAACGACTGCGCACCCTGGGAGCGGCCGTGGTTGGCATCAACTGCGCCAAAGGCCCGGCGGGCATTTTGAAAGCCCTGCGCGAGGTGCCGCTGGAGGGGGACCTGGTGCTTTCGGCGTTTCCCAACGCCGGCCTGCCCGCTTACGTCGATGGCCGCTACATCTATCTCTCCACGCCCGAGTATTTTGGCGAGGCCGCACTCAAACTGCGACAACAGGGCGTGCGCCTGATCGGTGGCTGCTGCGGCACCACGCCGGAACACATCAAGGCGATGGCTGACAGCCTGCGCGGCCTGCCGCCGGTGACGGAGAAAATCATTGCCGTACGACCCGCCCCGTCACCACCGAGCCTGCAGCAAATCGTGCCACCGGAATTTTTGGCCAAGGTCAAATCCCGCCCGGCCATCATCGTCGAGCTCGATCCGCCGCGCGATTTGGATTGCGAACCCGTCTTGCAGGGCGCACACGCGCTCAAGCGCGCTGGTATCGACGCGCTCACCATGGCGGACAGTTCGCTCGGCATCACGCGCATGAACAACCTCGCGCTCGGCGCCCTCATCAAACAGCAGGTCGACGTGCCGCTCATCATTCACCTGGCCTGCCGCGACCGCAATCTGATCGGGCTGCAGTCGGAGTTGATGGGGCTGCATGCACTCGGCCTGCACACCGTGCTGGCGCTTACCGGAGACCCCGCCAAATTCGGCGATCAGCCCGGTGCCACCTCGGTGTTCGACCTCAACTCCTTCGGCCTGGTGGAGATGATCAAACGCATGAATCAGGGCATCGCCTTCTCCGGCCGCGCCATGAAACAGGGCACGCGCTTTGTCGTCGGGGTCGCCTTCAATCCCAATGTCGACCGCCTCGACACTCAGGTGCGGCGCCTGCACAAGAAAATTCAAGCAGGCGCAGATTTCGTCATGACCCAGCCCATCTTCGACTGGCGCATGGCAAAAGAACTGCACACCGCCTTGCGTGACCTCGACCTCCCGGTTTTCGTCGGTATCATGCCGCTGGTCAGCGGCCGCAATGCCGATTTTTTGCACAATGAAGTCCCTGGCATTCGCGTGCCGGAAAGGATCCGCAAACGGCTGTTCCGTTTCGAAGGTGAACGGGCGCGGCGCGAAGGCGTGACCATCGCCGCGGAAATTTTGGAAAGCGTGCTGGATTATTTCAACGGCATCTATCTCATCACCCCCTTTGTGCGCTATGAAATGTGCCTGGAGTTGATTGAGAAGTGCCGCGCCCTGGTGCGCCGCAGGCAGAGCGCCAAAACCGTCAGAGTGATGGGGTGA
- a CDS encoding CoA-acylating methylmalonate-semialdehyde dehydrogenase produces MTTTMRLPNYIDGAWRASAATEHLEVRNPATAELLCLVPLSPAQEVDQAAQAAQTALADWRNTPPTERIQYLFKLKQLLEENLEELSRTITLECGKTLEESRAEMRRTIENVEVACGIPMMMQGQMLEDIAAGIDEMMIRQPVGVCAAIAPFNFPAMICFWFMPYALACGNTFIMKPSEKVPLTLHRIFELLHRLGLPRGVVNLVNGAHAAVDAILDHPLIRAVSFVGSTPVARYVYSRAAANGKRAQCQGGAKNPVIVLPDADVEMTTRITADSAFGCAGQRCLAASVAITVGDARHTFTEAMAEAARARVVGYGLEPGVQMGPVISAQSRTRIEGLIAKGVAQGARVLIDGRRPQISGYEQGHFVRPTILHEVPPESEIARTEIFGPVLSLIHVETIDEAIALVNSGAHGNMACLFTSSGAAARKFRHEAQAGNIGINLGVAAPMAFFPFSGWKESFFGDLHAQGRHGVEFFTQTKVVVERWPREWSRKF; encoded by the coding sequence ATGACGACCACTATGCGCCTGCCCAACTACATCGACGGCGCCTGGCGTGCTTCGGCCGCCACCGAACATCTCGAGGTGCGCAATCCCGCAACGGCGGAGCTGCTTTGCCTGGTTCCCCTCTCCCCGGCGCAGGAAGTTGACCAGGCGGCGCAGGCGGCGCAGACGGCACTGGCAGACTGGCGCAATACACCGCCAACCGAACGCATTCAATATCTGTTCAAACTCAAGCAGTTGTTGGAGGAGAATCTCGAGGAGCTCAGCCGCACGATCACCCTGGAATGCGGCAAGACGCTGGAGGAATCCCGTGCCGAGATGCGCCGCACCATCGAAAATGTCGAAGTGGCGTGCGGCATTCCCATGATGATGCAGGGCCAGATGCTGGAAGACATCGCCGCCGGGATCGACGAGATGATGATCCGTCAGCCGGTGGGGGTCTGCGCCGCCATTGCGCCGTTCAATTTTCCCGCGATGATTTGCTTCTGGTTCATGCCTTATGCCCTGGCGTGCGGCAACACGTTCATCATGAAACCCTCGGAAAAAGTGCCGCTGACCCTGCACCGGATTTTCGAGCTGTTGCATCGTCTCGGCCTGCCCAGGGGAGTGGTCAATCTGGTGAATGGCGCCCACGCCGCAGTGGATGCCATTCTCGATCATCCGCTCATTCGTGCCGTGAGTTTCGTCGGCTCGACGCCGGTGGCGCGCTATGTCTACAGCCGGGCGGCCGCCAACGGCAAGCGGGCGCAGTGCCAGGGCGGCGCCAAGAATCCCGTCATCGTGCTGCCCGATGCCGATGTGGAGATGACAACGCGCATCACCGCGGACAGCGCCTTTGGCTGCGCCGGGCAACGCTGTCTGGCTGCTTCCGTGGCGATCACGGTGGGTGATGCCCGGCACACGTTCACGGAAGCCATGGCGGAGGCGGCCCGCGCGCGGGTGGTGGGCTACGGCCTGGAGCCGGGCGTGCAAATGGGGCCGGTCATCTCGGCGCAAAGCCGCACGCGCATCGAAGGCCTGATTGCGAAAGGCGTGGCGCAGGGCGCCCGGGTGTTGATCGATGGCCGGCGGCCGCAGATTTCCGGGTATGAACAGGGCCACTTTGTGCGGCCGACTATTTTGCACGAGGTGCCGCCCGAGAGTGAAATTGCCCGCACCGAAATCTTCGGCCCGGTGCTGAGCCTGATACATGTCGAGACGATCGATGAGGCCATCGCGCTGGTGAACAGCGGCGCGCACGGCAACATGGCCTGCCTGTTTACCAGCAGCGGCGCGGCCGCCCGCAAGTTTCGCCACGAGGCACAGGCCGGCAACATCGGCATCAATTTGGGCGTGGCGGCACCCATGGCCTTCTTTCCTTTCAGTGGCTGGAAGGAGAGTTTCTTCGGCGATTTGCACGCCCAGGGCCGGCATGGCGTGGAGTTTTTCACGCAGACAAAAGTCGTGGTCGAGCGCTGGCCCAGGGAATGGTCGCGCAAATTCTGA
- a CDS encoding HEAT repeat domain-containing protein, with amino-acid sequence MSRNSYYLSNVALLAGLAIVGSVVYASYNRMMDWAKLIVFWLGASGMGFFLLYRILARARTYRRTRPVYLYPRWYRILCALLLLLGLWAAISFNYLTLATWQKPAFYWELLAQEQPSANQYAVVWKLGNQRFRETVQLESLRLTALADVALADKKEKLEIVAGLDSITVSVQPTAGAHTREIQLPEPCSLPPLRHRTLTLHFDYRQHFAIFSLAATYRNVSVAESPQAKATTFVPQTVVAPQYVLIEPSFAGVVEFSELARRVRRPAAQTHEPLILALGRSGDPQALAVLLELLQGRDPKVKDAACRGLAELRDSRANPALIRLINRENHPQAVRALGMIGSEEGIEFLVRLLGDDQREPYLRTAAAGVLSESSHPLATKALVALLRQKAGTDVLLQREGLLALVKMNDSLAAQLTLEMAREPRSGEQVRVLIEVMRELEVPATLPRFAEWLRNWRRYDLTLDDVQLMLDYIVAGAHTNMVATLIDILNHEPTTEAQSRLVQALSRLVQQDLGTIHFPALNHDMVVANERVISAWQQWWGQARKQPGFANQIVPTNTSEQL; translated from the coding sequence ATGAGCAGGAATTCGTATTACCTCTCCAATGTGGCGTTGCTGGCGGGCCTGGCAATCGTCGGCTCCGTCGTCTATGCGAGTTACAACCGCATGATGGATTGGGCCAAGCTGATTGTGTTCTGGCTGGGCGCCAGCGGGATGGGATTCTTTTTGTTGTATCGCATCCTGGCTCGTGCCAGGACCTATCGCCGCACCCGCCCGGTTTATCTCTATCCCCGTTGGTACCGCATACTTTGCGCCCTGCTGTTGCTGCTCGGGCTGTGGGCGGCAATCAGCTTCAATTATCTTACCCTGGCGACCTGGCAGAAACCGGCCTTTTACTGGGAGCTGCTCGCGCAGGAGCAGCCCTCGGCCAATCAATATGCCGTGGTGTGGAAGCTCGGCAATCAGCGCTTTCGTGAAACGGTGCAGCTCGAAAGTCTGCGCCTCACGGCGCTGGCCGATGTCGCCTTGGCTGACAAAAAGGAGAAACTGGAGATCGTCGCCGGGCTCGATTCCATCACAGTAAGTGTGCAGCCGACGGCCGGCGCCCACACCCGGGAAATTCAGTTGCCGGAGCCCTGCTCGCTCCCGCCACTCCGCCATCGCACGCTGACACTGCATTTCGATTACCGGCAGCATTTCGCGATTTTCTCGCTGGCCGCGACCTACCGCAACGTGTCCGTTGCAGAGTCACCGCAGGCCAAGGCCACGACTTTTGTGCCCCAAACCGTGGTTGCGCCACAATACGTTCTCATCGAACCCTCGTTTGCCGGCGTGGTGGAGTTCAGTGAGCTGGCCCGCCGGGTGCGGCGGCCGGCTGCCCAGACGCATGAACCTTTGATCCTGGCCCTCGGCCGAAGCGGCGATCCGCAGGCGCTGGCCGTGCTGCTCGAACTCCTGCAGGGGCGGGATCCCAAAGTCAAAGATGCCGCGTGCCGTGGTTTGGCGGAGCTGCGGGACAGTCGCGCCAATCCGGCGCTCATCCGTCTGATCAACCGTGAAAACCATCCGCAGGCCGTGCGGGCATTGGGGATGATTGGTTCCGAAGAGGGTATCGAATTTCTCGTGCGCCTGCTCGGCGATGACCAACGCGAGCCTTATCTGCGCACCGCGGCCGCCGGCGTGCTGAGTGAGTCCTCTCATCCGCTCGCCACCAAAGCGCTGGTCGCTCTGCTGCGGCAGAAAGCGGGCACGGATGTTTTGCTGCAACGCGAAGGTCTGCTGGCGCTGGTGAAAATGAATGACAGTCTGGCGGCGCAGCTCACGCTCGAGATGGCCCGGGAGCCGCGCAGCGGCGAACAAGTGCGGGTGCTGATTGAAGTGATGCGCGAGCTGGAGGTGCCGGCCACCCTGCCACGCTTTGCAGAATGGTTGCGCAACTGGCGCCGCTACGATCTCACGCTCGACGACGTCCAGCTCATGCTGGACTATATTGTCGCCGGCGCCCACACCAACATGGTTGCCACGCTCATCGACATTCTCAATCACGAACCGACCACGGAAGCACAAAGCCGCCTGGTGCAGGCATTGTCCCGGCTTGTGCAACAGGACTTGGGCACGATTCATTTCCCCGCCCTCAACCATGACATGGTGGTGGCCAATGAGCGTGTCATCTCGGCGTGGCAGCAGTGGTGGGGCCAGGCGCGCAAACAGCCCGGCTTTGCCAATCAGATTGTGCCTACAAACACCTCCGAGCAATTGTGA